One Salvelinus alpinus chromosome 9, SLU_Salpinus.1, whole genome shotgun sequence genomic window, CTTCTGTATCACCCCAGGGCATCCGTGGCTACCATGGCCACTGCCTGGAGGGTGGTCTCTACTCGTGTCACTACCAGCAGGTTGCGGGAGGACCACAGTACGTCCTTCAGACACGTGAGGGTGGGCCAGAGCTTGGTGGAGGCCTTCGGCCCACCCCATAACAGCACGAGCTGGGGCGTTAGGTCTTCCCCTGCTGGCAGACATGAGATCAGGGCCTGTTTTCTTCCACAGGTCCCTGGCGGGTCTCCCAGAGAACATAtattttctttattgttttatttccttTGAAAACAGCTCACATATATTTTTGTACATCATTTTATACACATAAAAACGGCATTAAAGCATCAAAAACTTTTTGAATTTGTTTTGATTAAATGGGTGACTGACCACTATCTAGTGACATAGACTTGCTTAATTAAACCCAATATCCATCATGATTCTAATAAAAGAACCATCCGGTTGGCTTCGTCTGCTTTTTCTTTACAACGGCAGGGGGTGCACCGTTCCTGGAGGTACTGCAATACCAGGTCGATGCGTGGAGTGGACGGAGCAAGCCCCTATTCCATCTCCCTATTCcaaaaatcaatttaatatatggtccccagataggggacgtatcagatattaaactgataagaacagattttttttttttttttttttttggaaaaagattttttattttcatttctcattaaaatacaattacaaaatcAGTGCATTACATTACATCGATTCATAAAAACAGTATCCAAAAGTAGTGTAACAATATAACAATAGCAAAACTACTCAATAAAGTGCTGTTCTGCAGAACCTGACCAGTATTATTACATTCAAGTTTAACATGTCTCTAACAATCTCCAAAAATCAATACAAAGAATTCTATAAATACAAACATATACATATAACAGATACTACACTTGATCTTagccaaaaggccgagaagcgataCCGCAATGCTTTCGGGAGGAAGGTGCCGTTCTCAGACACGTCAAATCCGGAAACGGCTAGAGCAAAATGAGCTCTGTAAACTTTACATCAAATATCAAAGATGATGATGCTGTTAAAAAACGGTGGCATAGATCGGGATTTGATCAACGTCGGGAAAAGACACTTTTCACTGATACAAAGTAACACATTGGTAGGATACAAAGTCACGCGGTCATCCGCCCTCCAATCGGAAACTAGACAAATCCTTATGGAGTTAAAACCAGATTTACAGCTAAATTGGAATAATATTCTATCAAATAGGGGTTGGATAAATAATTTGTAGATAATAAAACGGACATTACATTTGATATTTTATAAAATATCTCGGGAAGCGTTGATGCCacaagggaataaaacaaattGTCCACTTGGTGGCGCCAGACTTCCACCGACCGTCGCCTTGTACAAGCAGTTCTATGTTGTCAATAAAATACACTTGAATGTTGAACCACTTCAATACATACATCATCAACGCAAAATAGCCTATGTATTTTTAAATCTGTCTATAGAGCCTTGTATGATAAGGCCATTGTGAGGAGGCCTTTATAAAGTTGCCCTCCTAAATTACTCGAGGCCAAACTTCAAAGATGTCCATGGCACTGGACTGCAGTGAGAGCTAGACCGACAGTGCGGCCTACAGAGTGGTCCCGGCCTGTGGTCCTGGCTGCCTAAATGTGTGCTCAACACAATAAACTCCGACGCCCTGGCGGTCTCCTCAGCCAGATCCTCCGACGTCCATTCACACGTACCTCCTTGGCCATAAtcgtcccctacctccaccttcactttcggattccctcgaagcattttcaaccccgttctcacctacggtagctagccacagaagtcagctagctagctggctaacttttaTCAACGTtttcacttctgacaccaatgtaatgacctgactagatcataaaggaacaattgtccagacagaggtttgagtttacgaattaacggtttattaacccaacattacacaggctactgtttggacgtagcccacgccaaataaatgaaagataacccacaagccaaccgtgaccttctcttgtgaaggccagacataagagagaacaaaggctgaacctggtcttaacttccaatgctccacccccctgcccaacccccctccacgccattCCGCCaacccggcatcagaacattccaggcattcccgtgattggcagatagcaggttgattgacatgtcggaccccgcgaacactgggtactggtcagtacaacacaaccgcctactagcctaacacataacacacagctgtctgtgcgggtcgctacaatatcATGGTGCTCAAATCATTTTTCCTTCTCAAATCAGGTGTCGTCAACAACGTCAAAGGAATTGATGGTATAAGCCCGTCTTCTAAAGATGAGTTCACAGAGTTTGAAAAGTTGTTAAAAGACAAGATATCACCTTTTGAGAGTTCCATACACTATTCCGGCTTCCTAGAGTCCTTGTTTCGAGACCTCTGTCTCTCACGTAAGTATTAATTTAATAATATACAGTTTGAAAAGTAACCAATGTTATTGGTCGTGCATCTCAACGGTCAGTGGGGCCTGTATTATGTCCCTGTATTATATGAAATCATGTTTTAACTGTGCACCTCTTATGTTACAGTGGAGGTGGAGGACTTGAAAAAAGTCAGCAACACCCTCACAGTCTTACTAAGTGAAAAACAGAAACAGGAAAAGGTTAGTGgtttatttaatttaaatgaCAGACAAGTATTGACATTTATCACCAGTACACATGGTCTACTTAGACCGGTATTCAGTCTTGtccgggtcatgttcattaggcatcaaacggaagaaaacagactggAACAGTACTACCTGGAGTTGCGTGCCCTAATGGAAATtacgcaacaacaaaaaataattacTGTCATAAGACAATACTAATCATCCCTCTTTATTTCCAACAGCAGCTGAATAAAGGACAATACTAATCATCCCTCTTTGTTTCCAACA contains:
- the LOC139584204 gene encoding eukaryotic translation initiation factor 3 subunit J-A-like, producing MVLKSFFLLKSGVVNNVKGIDGISPSSKDEFTEFEKLLKDKISPFESSIHYSGFLESLFRDLCLSLEVEDLKKVSNTLTVLLSEKQKQEKQLNKGKKKKKGVVPAGGMKSKMKDDLADYGEFDGGYVQDYEDFM